One window of Nostoc sp. C052 genomic DNA carries:
- the pqqB gene encoding pyrroloquinoline quinone biosynthesis protein PqqB, giving the protein MFLKILGTAAGGGFPQWNCNCPNCQAVRTNRAGVNWLNQSSIAVRKNNQPWFLVNASPDVRPQLEKLREGQPSTIRSSPIAGVLLTDAEIDHTTGLVILRESTEKLRVYGTETVRKALTEGYPLLSTLANYCGVQWSVLEPHVPINLGLDGADGLEVEVFPLAAKPPKYMRHQTNLDGVWVIGLTFRDRTTGKVATYAPGLAELDEKILERFESSDCILVDGTCWENDELLALGISNLQARDMGHLPLNTSLKSLAKLSRPRKILVHINNTNPILLPDSEERKIVEAAGIEVGYDGLTIEL; this is encoded by the coding sequence ATGTTCCTAAAAATTCTTGGTACTGCCGCAGGTGGTGGTTTTCCTCAATGGAATTGTAACTGTCCCAATTGCCAAGCAGTTCGTACAAATCGTGCAGGTGTAAATTGGCTGAACCAGTCATCAATTGCGGTGAGAAAAAATAATCAGCCCTGGTTTTTGGTTAATGCCTCTCCAGATGTACGTCCGCAGTTGGAGAAATTGCGGGAAGGACAACCGTCTACAATTCGGTCAAGTCCGATCGCTGGTGTCTTGTTAACTGATGCAGAGATTGACCATACCACTGGTCTGGTTATCCTCAGAGAATCTACGGAAAAACTGCGGGTATATGGTACGGAAACAGTACGTAAGGCTCTGACAGAGGGTTATCCCCTGCTGTCTACCTTAGCAAACTATTGTGGTGTGCAATGGTCTGTACTTGAACCTCATGTACCTATAAACCTGGGGTTGGATGGAGCAGATGGTTTGGAAGTGGAGGTATTTCCCCTAGCAGCCAAACCACCAAAATATATGCGCCATCAGACAAATTTAGATGGAGTTTGGGTCATAGGTTTGACATTTCGCGATCGCACAACTGGCAAAGTTGCAACGTATGCTCCAGGTTTAGCTGAACTTGACGAAAAAATCCTAGAGCGGTTTGAGTCTAGTGACTGCATTTTAGTAGATGGCACTTGCTGGGAAAATGATGAGTTGTTGGCTTTAGGAATATCAAATCTGCAAGCGCGCGATATGGGACACTTACCCCTGAACACTAGTTTAAAAAGCCTTGCTAAACTGAGCCGTCCTCGGAAAATTCTCGTTCACATCAACAACACTAACCCAATACTTTTACCTGATTCAGAGGAACGCAAAATTGTTGAAGCCGCAGGTATAGAAGTTGGTTACGATGGCTTAACCATCGAATTGTAA
- the pqqA gene encoding pyrroloquinoline quinone precursor peptide PqqA, which translates to MIRETNNHSTQEQESNSSKLSEDVSTRTSFHPPNIKSAIDWEKPDFDELDLCMEITTYILHGQ; encoded by the coding sequence ATGATTCGTGAAACCAATAATCACTCTACGCAAGAGCAAGAAAGCAATAGCTCAAAATTAAGTGAGGATGTCTCTACCAGAACCTCATTTCATCCTCCAAATATTAAGTCAGCAATTGATTGGGAAAAACCAGATTTTGATGAGCTTGACTTGTGTATGGAAATTACCACATACATTCTGCATGGGCAATAA
- a CDS encoding serine/threonine-protein kinase, which yields MLGQLLDGRYQVLQVLGGGGFGQTYIAQDTHRPGFPKCVVKHLKPVSRSPEFLETARRLFSSEAETLEQLGNHDQIPRLLAYFEDNQEFFLVQEFIEGHTLKAELLPNQPWTENQVIQLLQQVLGILQFIHSHNVIHRDIKPDNIIRRQQDGKLVLIDFGAVKQVQTQLLTIPGQTGATIIIGTPGYMSTEQGQGKPRPNSDIYSLGIIGIQSLTGVHPINFEEDPDTGEISWQHQANVSFGLASVLSKMVLHHFKQRYQSAAEVLQVLAQSLQTPSFTQPPQASLSQPNSIGYSSASILSAENYNRLETILLEFVGPVASRLLRQVSASASNFEELVSQLALYLRENQQIDFKKKTMFLLEKPTLLQELTTKIEIKSNNLPIQEPQEISDSFVNQCERELANLIGPIAKFIVQKAVKSSGHISRAEFVKVLASQIPEPQKALQFEQRLLS from the coding sequence ATGTTAGGACAATTATTAGACGGACGTTACCAAGTCCTCCAAGTTTTAGGGGGAGGTGGATTCGGTCAAACCTACATAGCCCAAGATACCCATCGACCAGGTTTCCCGAAATGCGTTGTCAAACACCTTAAGCCCGTCAGTCGTAGCCCTGAATTTCTCGAAACTGCTAGACGGCTATTTAGCAGTGAGGCAGAAACACTAGAGCAACTGGGCAACCATGACCAAATTCCTCGGCTTTTAGCCTATTTTGAAGATAACCAAGAGTTCTTCTTGGTGCAAGAGTTCATTGAAGGGCATACTTTGAAAGCAGAACTATTACCCAATCAACCTTGGACAGAAAATCAAGTAATTCAACTGCTCCAACAGGTTCTAGGTATTCTGCAATTTATTCACAGCCACAACGTTATCCATCGAGATATCAAGCCGGACAATATAATTAGACGACAACAAGACGGTAAGTTAGTGCTGATTGACTTTGGCGCAGTTAAACAAGTCCAAACTCAACTGCTGACAATTCCAGGGCAAACTGGGGCTACTATTATCATTGGCACCCCAGGATATATGTCTACAGAACAGGGGCAAGGTAAGCCCCGCCCCAACAGCGATATTTATTCCTTGGGTATTATTGGTATTCAATCGCTGACGGGGGTACATCCGATAAACTTTGAGGAAGACCCAGATACAGGAGAAATTTCTTGGCAGCATCAAGCTAACGTCAGTTTTGGGTTAGCATCTGTGCTATCTAAGATGGTGCTACACCACTTTAAGCAGCGCTATCAGTCTGCGGCTGAAGTTCTACAGGTGCTAGCACAATCACTTCAAACACCGTCTTTTACCCAACCGCCTCAAGCTTCACTTTCTCAACCAAACTCAATTGGTTATTCGTCTGCTTCTATCCTGTCTGCGGAAAATTACAACCGCTTAGAAACGATTCTTTTAGAATTTGTTGGCCCTGTTGCCTCAAGATTATTACGACAAGTTTCGGCGTCAGCATCCAATTTTGAAGAATTAGTTAGTCAATTAGCCCTTTATCTTCGAGAAAATCAACAAATTGATTTTAAGAAGAAAACAATGTTTCTACTAGAGAAACCCACTCTCCTACAGGAGCTTACTACTAAGATTGAAATTAAGTCCAATAATTTACCAATTCAAGAGCCTCAAGAAATCAGTGACAGCTTTGTAAATCAGTGTGAGCGAGAATTGGCTAATTTGATTGGCCCAATAGCTAAGTTTATAGTTCAAAAAGCTGTTAAATCTTCTGGGCACATTTCTCGTGCAGAATTTGTGAAAGTTTTAGCATCACAAATTCCCGAACCTCAAAAAGCTTTGCAATTTGAGCAACGCTTACTTTCTTGA
- a CDS encoding DUF4278 domain-containing protein, which produces MKLYYRGLSYEYDPNKAGSNKTQQPFQPVAQIGPAYNLMYRGVNYPVDPNTKSAELPITPVSYKLSFRGITYFVNKTSLGEVSVASQPGTTSKIETLPTSKELKLQQ; this is translated from the coding sequence ATGAAACTTTACTATCGTGGTCTGAGCTACGAATACGACCCAAACAAAGCTGGCAGCAACAAAACACAACAGCCGTTTCAACCAGTTGCTCAAATTGGGCCAGCTTATAACCTGATGTATCGTGGCGTTAACTATCCTGTTGATCCAAATACCAAATCAGCAGAACTTCCCATAACACCCGTAAGCTATAAATTGAGCTTTCGGGGAATCACCTATTTTGTAAATAAAACTTCACTAGGAGAAGTTAGCGTAGCCTCTCAACCAGGAACTACTTCAAAAATTGAGACACTGCCGACTTCTAAGGAATTAAAGCTTCAACAATAA
- a CDS encoding murein transglycosylase A, with the protein MRKTLAFLSLSLGIALVNPLWTAVAQVPNLLPLPIPTTPDFSPIPIPITPEVTPPLKPIAIGSNCTLRQTCLGWDEQLWGQKGDRNALLASIDNSLLYLTKSEAIAAYQNYPMREITLDRVRRSLVRFRQLVVSSKSAAQLQAAVRREFVFYQSVGNDGKGTVKFTAYYEPVYTASRVRTAIYKYPLYRLPPDFSQWPKPHPKRIDLEGKDGLQGNKSKLRGLELLWFRDRLDAYMVHIQGSAQIKLTNGKTTSVGYAGGTDYPWTSIGKEIAKDGKLPLNGLTLPRMVAFFRAKPQELSNYLPRWERFIFFQETGGTAATGSIHVPVTAERSIATDKSLMPPGALALIYNSFPYPAGRGKLENRTVSRFVLDQDTGSAIKGPGRVDYFMGSGKLAGDRAGITGGNGSLYYLLLKE; encoded by the coding sequence ATGAGAAAAACCCTTGCTTTCCTTTCCTTGAGTCTGGGAATTGCCCTTGTAAATCCTCTCTGGACGGCTGTTGCTCAGGTTCCTAACTTACTACCGTTACCAATACCGACTACTCCTGATTTCTCGCCTATACCAATACCAATCACTCCTGAAGTAACGCCGCCCCTAAAACCAATTGCTATCGGCAGCAATTGTACGCTGCGGCAGACTTGCTTGGGTTGGGATGAGCAACTTTGGGGTCAAAAAGGCGATCGCAATGCGTTGTTGGCTTCTATTGACAATAGTTTGCTTTACCTAACAAAGAGTGAGGCGATCGCAGCATATCAAAATTATCCGATGAGGGAAATTACCCTCGATCGCGTCCGCCGGAGTTTGGTACGCTTCCGCCAACTGGTTGTCAGTTCTAAGTCAGCAGCGCAATTACAAGCGGCTGTCCGCCGTGAGTTTGTCTTCTACCAGTCTGTGGGCAATGATGGCAAGGGTACTGTTAAGTTCACCGCTTACTACGAACCTGTTTATACCGCTAGCCGCGTCAGGACTGCAATATATAAATATCCTCTTTATCGGCTACCACCTGATTTCAGCCAATGGCCTAAACCCCACCCAAAACGCATTGATTTGGAAGGGAAAGACGGTTTACAAGGGAATAAGAGCAAATTGCGCGGTTTAGAACTGTTATGGTTTCGCGATCGCCTAGACGCATACATGGTACATATCCAAGGTTCTGCCCAAATTAAATTAACTAATGGCAAAACAACATCAGTTGGCTATGCAGGTGGAACTGATTACCCTTGGACTAGTATCGGCAAAGAAATAGCCAAAGATGGCAAACTTCCACTAAATGGATTGACGTTACCACGTATGGTTGCTTTTTTCCGAGCAAAGCCGCAGGAGTTGAGCAATTATCTACCACGTTGGGAACGATTTATTTTCTTCCAAGAAACTGGTGGTACCGCAGCTACAGGCAGTATTCATGTGCCAGTGACGGCAGAACGTTCCATTGCTACAGATAAGTCTCTCATGCCACCGGGAGCGCTAGCGTTGATTTACAACTCATTTCCCTATCCTGCTGGTCGTGGCAAACTAGAGAATCGTACCGTCAGCCGTTTTGTGCTTGACCAAGATACAGGAAGCGCCATCAAAGGCCCAGGACGAGTTGATTATTTCATGGGGTCTGGTAAACTAGCAGGCGATCGCGCTGGCATCACAGGCGGCAATGGTTCACTATATTATCTGCTGCTTAAGGAATAA
- a CDS encoding DUF5895 domain-containing protein, translated as MKASANFDFEDEKFNAPPSQVLPWCQMINPRYGTDGIQSHGLAIKLDNANAVGFVPDENWQQVEHEFTSGVETVFITPTPRLVIVRRGPLSVKDRESGLKLGTLKENYDAFLADKLKFKTFTRYLIFIVGENKKFLHESPLQLTLNGAAGASFSKTYCEYQQGKVVSGFVAELEKAYAVYRKQPLAPKGPLFHAHGIFCPIIECEERGIEPNTVLVASTVDYKHPTVGTLTQYLIASDALESAMICKTFEEYKDFGKEPIKSETPKLAMAGVSNSYVYADEDDFAYPPY; from the coding sequence ATGAAAGCATCTGCTAATTTCGACTTTGAAGACGAGAAATTCAATGCACCGCCTTCTCAAGTCCTTCCCTGGTGTCAGATGATTAATCCTCGGTATGGCACAGATGGCATACAATCCCACGGTTTGGCGATTAAGCTAGATAATGCTAATGCTGTTGGCTTTGTGCCAGATGAGAATTGGCAGCAAGTGGAGCATGAATTTACTTCTGGAGTCGAAACGGTATTTATTACCCCTACTCCACGCCTGGTTATAGTGCGTCGGGGTCCATTATCTGTCAAAGACCGGGAAAGTGGTCTAAAACTAGGTACGCTCAAAGAGAATTATGATGCTTTTTTAGCCGACAAACTTAAATTTAAAACCTTTACTCGTTATTTAATTTTTATAGTGGGTGAGAATAAAAAGTTTTTACATGAATCACCATTACAACTAACTCTTAATGGTGCTGCCGGAGCGAGTTTCAGCAAAACCTATTGCGAATATCAACAAGGCAAAGTAGTTAGTGGATTTGTTGCTGAATTAGAAAAAGCTTATGCAGTCTACCGTAAGCAACCTCTAGCACCAAAAGGGCCTTTGTTCCATGCTCACGGAATTTTTTGCCCCATCATTGAGTGTGAAGAAAGAGGTATTGAACCAAATACGGTTTTGGTAGCTTCAACTGTAGACTACAAACATCCCACTGTCGGGACTTTAACGCAATATTTAATTGCTTCCGATGCTCTTGAGTCTGCAATGATTTGTAAGACTTTTGAAGAATACAAAGATTTTGGCAAGGAACCTATCAAATCAGAAACGCCTAAATTGGCAATGGCAGGAGTTTCCAATTCTTACGTTTATGCTGATGAAGATGATTTTGCTTATCCGCCATATTAA
- a CDS encoding GH116 family glycosyl hydrolase yields MTNQLSPKIPSCTWKRPIGLGWDKPYTVRYASNIDDGPWHGMPLGGFGAGCIGRSSRGDFNLWHIDGGEHTFKNVPACQFSVFESNGTSSQAYALSTQAPDDGTLKAWQWYPANNKAEGQRGRGAEGQEEIFSISNTGTYHALYPRSWFVYENVFQAQLTCEQFSPIWAGNYQETSYPVAIFLWNAHNPTDAPITLSIMLTWQNMVGWFTNALKSPQVRVRDDGSPVYEYQPRWGESQGNYNQIVENTQHFGCVLGRVASDEALQEGDGTWCIATLKHPQVEIFHHSRWNPEGTGEEVWQSFAEDGSLPNYLDATPAVNNTQLGAAMALRFTLQPGETLEIPFVLAWDLPITEFAAGVNYYRRYTDFFDKSGNNAWAIASTALQEYQNWRSQIQAWQKPILDREDLPNWFKMALFNELYDLTSGGTLWSAASELDPIGQFAVLECLDYRWYESLDVRLYGSFALLMLFPELEKSVIRAFARAIPQGDDTPRIIGYYMTIKAESPIAVRKVAGATPHDLGAPNEHVWQKTNYTSYQDCNLWKDLGSDFVLQVYRDFLLTGADDVEFLADCWNAIVQTLDYLKTFDLDRDGIPENSGAPDQTFDDWRLQGVSAYCGGLWLAALEAAIAISDILLTYQTGNTTELAVQKSIYETWLKQSRPIYDEKLWNGKYYRLDSESGSDVVMADQLCGQFYARLLDLPDIVPSDRALSALKTVYDACFLKFCNGEFGAANGVRPDGSPENPQATHPLEVWTGINFGLAAFLVQTGMKDEALKLTQAVVQQIYDNGLQFRTPEAITAAGTFRASTYLRPMAIWGIYLVIN; encoded by the coding sequence ATGACAAATCAACTCTCTCCGAAAATTCCCTCTTGCACTTGGAAACGTCCTATCGGCTTAGGCTGGGACAAACCTTATACCGTCCGCTACGCAAGTAATATCGATGATGGCCCTTGGCATGGTATGCCTTTAGGTGGCTTTGGTGCAGGCTGCATCGGTCGTTCTTCACGGGGAGATTTTAACCTGTGGCACATCGACGGTGGTGAGCATACCTTCAAAAACGTTCCCGCTTGTCAATTCAGTGTGTTTGAGTCCAATGGTACATCTTCCCAAGCCTACGCTTTATCTACCCAAGCACCCGATGATGGTACTCTCAAGGCTTGGCAGTGGTATCCAGCCAATAATAAAGCAGAGGGGCAGAGGGGCAGAGGGGCAGAGGGGCAGGAAGAAATCTTTAGTATCTCTAACACAGGGACTTATCACGCGCTATACCCACGTAGTTGGTTTGTGTATGAAAATGTATTTCAAGCACAGTTGACTTGTGAGCAATTTTCCCCAATTTGGGCAGGTAATTATCAAGAAACTAGCTACCCAGTGGCAATATTCCTCTGGAATGCCCACAATCCAACAGATGCACCGATTACTCTCAGCATTATGCTCACTTGGCAAAATATGGTGGGTTGGTTTACAAATGCTCTCAAATCTCCTCAAGTGCGGGTGCGCGATGATGGTAGTCCGGTTTACGAATACCAACCACGCTGGGGCGAAAGTCAAGGAAACTATAACCAAATAGTTGAAAATACACAACACTTTGGCTGTGTTTTAGGTCGGGTTGCTAGTGATGAAGCATTACAAGAAGGTGATGGAACATGGTGCATTGCGACGCTGAAGCATCCCCAAGTAGAAATATTTCACCACAGCCGATGGAATCCTGAAGGAACGGGTGAGGAAGTATGGCAAAGTTTTGCTGAAGATGGCTCTTTGCCCAATTATCTTGATGCCACTCCAGCAGTAAATAATACACAGCTAGGGGCTGCGATGGCACTCCGTTTTACTCTCCAACCAGGCGAAACTCTGGAAATCCCCTTTGTCCTGGCTTGGGATTTACCCATCACAGAATTTGCGGCTGGAGTTAACTATTACCGCAGATATACGGACTTTTTTGATAAAAGTGGAAATAATGCTTGGGCGATCGCATCTACTGCCCTACAAGAATATCAAAACTGGCGATCGCAAATTCAAGCTTGGCAAAAACCTATTCTCGACCGGGAAGATTTACCCAACTGGTTTAAAATGGCTCTATTTAATGAGCTTTACGACCTTACCAGTGGTGGTACTCTCTGGAGTGCAGCATCAGAACTTGACCCCATCGGTCAGTTTGCGGTGCTGGAGTGCTTAGATTATCGTTGGTATGAAAGTCTAGATGTGCGGTTGTATGGCTCTTTTGCCCTACTGATGCTGTTTCCAGAATTAGAAAAGTCAGTAATTCGAGCATTTGCACGGGCAATTCCTCAAGGTGATGATACTCCGCGAATCATCGGTTATTACATGACAATTAAAGCAGAAAGCCCGATCGCCGTTCGCAAAGTTGCAGGTGCAACACCCCACGATTTAGGCGCACCGAATGAACACGTTTGGCAAAAAACCAACTACACCAGCTATCAAGACTGCAACTTGTGGAAAGATTTGGGTAGTGATTTTGTCTTGCAAGTATACCGTGATTTTCTGCTCACGGGTGCTGACGATGTGGAATTCTTAGCAGATTGTTGGAATGCGATCGTTCAAACCCTTGACTACCTGAAAACCTTTGACCTTGATCGCGATGGGATTCCTGAAAATTCTGGTGCGCCTGACCAAACCTTTGATGATTGGCGGTTACAAGGAGTCAGCGCCTATTGTGGGGGGTTATGGTTAGCAGCACTAGAGGCTGCGATCGCAATCAGCGATATTTTATTAACTTACCAGACAGGTAACACAACAGAGTTGGCGGTTCAAAAATCCATCTATGAAACTTGGTTAAAACAATCTCGCCCGATCTACGACGAAAAACTTTGGAATGGAAAATATTACCGACTTGATAGTGAAAGTGGTTCCGATGTGGTGATGGCAGATCAATTGTGCGGACAGTTTTATGCTCGTCTGCTGGACTTACCTGATATTGTACCGAGCGATCGCGCTCTTTCTGCCCTGAAAACTGTTTATGATGCTTGCTTTTTGAAGTTCTGCAATGGTGAGTTTGGTGCTGCTAATGGTGTTCGTCCTGACGGTTCACCAGAAAATCCCCAAGCGACTCATCCCTTAGAAGTTTGGACGGGAATAAACTTTGGACTGGCGGCTTTTCTCGTACAAACGGGAATGAAGGATGAAGCATTGAAGTTGACACAAGCTGTAGTGCAGCAAATTTATGATAATGGTCTGCAATTTCGCACACCAGAGGCGATCACCGCAGCAGGTACTTTTCGCGCTAGCACTTACTTACGGCCAATGGCGATTTGGGGAATTTACTTAGTTATTAATTAG
- a CDS encoding cysteine peptidase family C39 domain-containing protein: MINQYWGIRLNLYNLRNLATGAFLQGLAELAQTLECEALLVRQSITKLDSNYNPWIANWQEIHYVVVVWKVRGDRTLISAPDTCFCIQSLNLAGSST, encoded by the coding sequence ATGATTAACCAATACTGGGGCATACGCTTAAACCTCTACAATTTGCGTAACTTAGCTACAGGTGCATTTCTCCAGGGTTTAGCAGAATTAGCTCAAACTTTGGAATGTGAAGCGCTATTAGTTAGGCAGAGTATTACTAAACTGGATTCAAATTATAACCCGTGGATAGCTAATTGGCAAGAAATCCATTATGTAGTAGTTGTCTGGAAAGTTAGAGGCGATCGCACATTGATTTCTGCTCCAGATACCTGCTTTTGCATCCAGAGTTTGAATCTAGCTGGTTCTTCTACCTAA
- a CDS encoding HetP family heterocyst commitment protein, translating into MNQDIAGISNNLDKTVKAQQFDKVVEAILAGKYSWACVLMLRFGGYNPLHYIPYRTYNRLLKENSQTNRTKQQQSENLKMLKHANDSRSDNNMSSSCLGKIKDIAYLEVVGKQKTEIRAGSLDQRLTQKINEHQSSKSPLKPEKSQDISLKSCGFN; encoded by the coding sequence ATGAACCAAGACATTGCTGGTATTAGTAACAACTTAGATAAGACAGTGAAAGCTCAACAATTTGACAAAGTAGTTGAAGCAATTCTGGCTGGAAAGTATTCCTGGGCATGTGTTTTAATGCTGCGATTTGGTGGTTATAATCCTCTGCATTACATTCCATATCGCACCTACAATCGATTACTCAAAGAAAACTCTCAAACCAACAGGACAAAACAACAGCAGAGTGAAAATCTCAAAATGCTGAAACATGCTAATGATTCCAGGTCTGATAATAATATGTCATCAAGCTGCTTAGGTAAAATTAAAGACATAGCTTATTTGGAAGTCGTTGGAAAACAAAAGACAGAAATCCGTGCTGGTAGCTTAGATCAGAGATTGACACAGAAAATTAACGAACATCAATCAAGTAAATCGCCATTAAAACCAGAAAAATCTCAAGACATTTCCTTGAAATCTTGTGGATTCAATTAA
- the rpe gene encoding ribulose-phosphate 3-epimerase — protein MTQNLSQKPIVISPSILSADFSRLGDEIRAVDAAGADWIHVDVMDGRFVPNITIGPLIVEAIRPVTTKPLDVHLMIVEPEKYVEGFAKAGADIISVHAEHNASPHLHRTLGQIKELGKKAGVVLNPGTPLELIEYVLDLCDLVLIMSVNPGFGGQSFIPGVLPKIRKLRQICDERGLDPWIEVDGGLKANNTWQVLEAGANAIVAGSAVFNTKDYAEAITAIRNSKRPTPELAKV, from the coding sequence ATGACCCAAAACCTATCTCAAAAGCCCATTGTAATTTCTCCATCTATCCTATCAGCCGATTTTAGTCGTCTGGGTGACGAAATTCGCGCCGTAGATGCAGCTGGAGCGGATTGGATTCATGTTGATGTCATGGACGGTCGTTTTGTACCTAATATTACGATCGGCCCTCTGATTGTGGAGGCGATTCGTCCGGTTACTACCAAGCCTCTAGATGTCCACTTGATGATTGTAGAGCCAGAAAAATATGTAGAGGGATTTGCTAAGGCGGGTGCTGATATTATCTCCGTACACGCAGAGCATAATGCTTCTCCACACCTACACCGCACCTTGGGGCAAATTAAAGAGCTTGGTAAGAAAGCTGGAGTTGTACTTAATCCTGGTACTCCTCTAGAGTTAATTGAATACGTTCTAGATTTGTGCGATTTAGTACTAATTATGAGCGTCAACCCTGGTTTTGGTGGTCAAAGCTTTATCCCTGGTGTGTTACCCAAAATTCGCAAGCTGCGCCAAATATGTGACGAACGTGGTCTTGACCCTTGGATTGAGGTAGATGGGGGACTCAAGGCAAATAATACCTGGCAAGTTTTGGAAGCGGGAGCCAATGCGATCGTCGCCGGTTCAGCTGTATTTAATACTAAGGATTATGCTGAAGCTATTACAGCAATTCGTAACAGCAAGCGTCCTACCCCAGAATTAGCTAAGGTTTAA